The genomic region ttatccagcaaggctgtcattcaaaatagaaggagagataaaaagtttctgagacaaacaaaaagtgaGTTTGtgaccagtaaaccagccctgcaagaaattttaaggggggactctgaggggagaaaagataaatacacacacacacacacacacacacacacacacacacacacacaaataaataaataccaaaagcaacaaaagattagaaaggaccagagaacaccacaagaaactccaactctacaaacatcataatggcagtaaattcctatctttcagtactcactctaaatgtcagtggactcaatgctctgatcagaagacatagggtaacagaacaGATacgaaaacaagatccatctatatgctgtttacaagagacccactttagacctaaagacacctacagattgaaagtaaggggatggagaaccatttatcatgctaatggtgaacaaaagaaagcctgagtagccatacttatatcagacaatctagatttaaaataaagactgtatcaagagatgcagaagggcattatatcgtaatcaaggggtctatccaccaagaagacctaacaattgtaaacatttatgtgccaaatgtggcagcacccaaatatattaatcaattaatcataaacaacaagaaactcattgatagtaataccataatagtaggagacttcaacaccccactcacagcaatggacagatcatctcatcaaaaaatcaacaaggaaacaatggctttgaatgacatactggaccagatggacttaacagatatattcagaacatttcatcctaaagcagcagaatatacattcttctccagtgcacatggaacattctccagaatagaccatataccaGTACACAAATCAtccctaagtacaaaaagatcaagatcataccatgcataatttcataccacaatgctatgaaactcgaaatcaatcacaagaaaaaatttggaaaggtaacaaatacttggagactaacgacatcctactaatgaatgaatggctaaccaagcagttaaagaggaaattaaggggcgcctgggtggctcagtcggttgagcggccgacttcagctcgggtcatgatctcgcggtctgtgagttcgagccccgcgtcgggctctgtgctgacagctcagagcctggagcccgtttcagattctgtgtctccttctctctctgaccctcccctattcatgctctgtctctctctgtcccaaaaataaataaacttaaaaaaaatttttttttaaaaagaggaaattaaaaagtatatggcagccaatgaaaatgataacaccacaacccaaaatctctggaatgcagcaaaggcaatcatgagaggaaagtatgtagcaatccaggccttcctaaagaaggaagaaagatctcagatacacaacctaaccttacgccttaaggagcaagaacagcaaataaaaccccaaaccagcagaagacaggaaataataatgatcagagcagaaattaatgctatagaaccccccccccaaaaaaaacagtagaacatatcaatgaaaccagaagcaggttctttgaaagaattaacaaaatagattaaccactagccactttgatcaagaagaaaaaggaaaggacccaaataaataaaaccaagaatgaaagaggaaagatcacaaccaacacaacagaaatagaaacaataatgagaatattatgagcaattatatgccaataaaatgggtaatctgaagaaatggacaaattcttagaaacatatacactaccaaaactgaaacaggaagaaatagaaaatttgaacagacccataaccagtaaggaaatcgaattagtaatcaaaaatcgccaaaaaacaagagtccagggccggatggctttccaggagaattttgccaaacatttaaggaagagttaacacctattctcttgaagctgttccaaaaaatagaaatggaatgaaaacttccaaactctttctaggaagccagcattaccttgattccaaaaccagagaccccactaaaaagagaaGTATAGACCAATAACCGCTGATGAACATGGTTGCAAAAATCCTCATCAAGATagtagccaaccagatccaacaatacactaaaaaagttattcaccacgactaagtgggatttatacctgggatgcagggttggttcaatacctgcaaaacaattaacatgatcatcacatcaataaaagaaaggacaagaaccatatgatcttctcaatagatgcagagaaagcatttgacaaaatacagcaccctttcttgataaaaaccctcaagaaagtagggatagaaggagcatacttcaagatcataaaagccatatatgaatgacccaacgctaatatcatcctcaatggggaaaaactgagagctttccccctaaggtcaggaacaacacagggatgtccactctcgccactgttattcaatatagtattggaagtgttagcctcggcaatcagacaacacaaagaaataaaaggcatccaaatcagccaggaggtggtcaactttcacttttcacagatgacatgatactctatatggaaaacccaaagagtccaccaaaaactgctagaattgattcatgaattcagcaaagttgcaggatataaaatcaatgcacagaaatcggttgcattcatatacactaacaatgaagtgacagaaagagaaatcaaggaatcaataccatttacagttgcaccaaaaaacgtaaaatacgtaggaataaatcgaaccaaagaggtgaaaattctacatgctgaaaactatagaaagcttatggaagacattgaagaagacacaaaaaaatggaaaaagattccatgctcctggataggaagaacaaatattgttaaaatgtcgatactacccaaagcaatttaatattcaatgcaatccctaccaaagtaacaccagcattcttcacagagctagaacaaataatcctaaaatttgtatggaaccagaaaagaccctgaatagccacagcaatcttgcaaaagaaaaccaaagcaggaggcatcacaatcccagacttcaagctatactaccaagctgtaatcatcaagacagtatggtactggcacaagaacagacacttctctgcagtgaggatgcagagaacaaggatctcttttgcgttgttggtgggaatgcaagctggtgcagccactctggagaacagtatggaggttcctcaaaaaactaaaaatagaactaccctacgacccagcaattgcactactaggcatttatccacgggatacaggtgtgctgattcaaagggacacatgcacccccatgtttatagcagcactatcaacaatagccaaagtatggaaagagcccaaatgtccatcaatggatgaacagataaagaagatgtggtatatatatagaatggaatattactcagctatcaaacgtatgaaatcttgccatttgcaactacatggttggaactggagggtattatgctaagtgaaattagtcagagaaagacaaatatcatatgacttcactcatatgaggactaagagataaaacagatgaacgtaagggaagggaaacaaaaataatataaaaacagggagggggacaaaacagaagacacccatagatatggagaacaaactgatggttactggaggggttgtgggagggggggatgggctaaatgggtcaggggcaataaggaatctactcctgaaatcattgtttcactatatgctaactaatttggatgtaaattttaaaaaattaaaaataaaattaaaaaaatataaagtcccTATGCATCATAAAAACAATTACCCACTATCAATTTCTATTCCCTGGGTTAGTTGTTATCCATTTTACCTCTTACAACCTTCTCAGTAGTTTCTGGATTCCCTGCTTGATCTCTTTGGTCCTCACACCATAAACAATGGGGTTCAGAGCTGGGGGGATGAGGTGGTGCAGGATGTTGAGCAGGATGGGGACATCTGGAGGAATTCTCTTCCTGGCCAGGTTAGTGATGACCAGAACCAGCAGGACGGTGCTGAAGAAGAGGATGAGGATGAAGTGGGAACCGCACGTGCTCAGGGCCTTGGCCGCAGCACCCTCAGCCTTGACCCTTAGCACAGCTTTCAGGATGAAGGAGTAGGAGAGAACAATAAGGATGAGGTCAGAGCCCAGGAGGGTCCAGCCTGCCACAAACTGGTAGAGCCGGTTGAAGGTGATGTCATCACAGGAGAGTTTGGACACAGACAGGTTAGTGCAGATGCAGTTCTTGATGATGTTCCCTGCACAATATCTGAGTCGGGAAGAAAGGACtggaacaggaaggaaaaagaggccaTTCCGGGCCACAACAAATATGGTAGCTCTAACCACAAAATGGTCGGTGATTATGGATGGGTATCGCAGTGGGTGGCAAACggccacatagcggtcataggccatgacCATGAATGTGCAGGACTCCATGGCAAGGAAGCAATTCATGATGAACATCTGGAGGAAGCAGGCAGAGAAGCTGATGGACCTGAGGTCAAACCAGAAGATGGCCAGGACCTTGGGGATGACAGTCAGGCAGAGCACGATGcccagcagggagaggaggctgagCAGGTAGTACATGGGCTCGTGCAGAGAGGCCTCCAGCTGGATGGTGAGCAGGAGGGTGACGTTGGCCCCCATGgccaggaggaaaaggaggctgaggggcagagacaacCAATGCTGCCAACTCTGGTAGTTAGGGAAGCAGATGAGGAGGAATTCGGAGACTGAAGCAGTGGAGTAGTTGCTGGGTGAGGCCATGTAAAGTATTCTGTACAAGTTAAAAATCCAGAGTCCCTTAAAATGTAGGACAAAATACattaacatagaaaatatgtgttCTATATGGAGTAAAATTCAGGTTTCCATGGGTCTCTTAACCTATCTCAATGAAGTTTTTGAATAATcaatatcatcaccatcatcatcatcatcaccatatcAATATTTGCTGACATTAACTGAACAGTTACCATGTGCTACACATTACGCCGAATGTTTATATTCATTAGCACATTTAGTcctttaaataaacacttaagagTAATAGTATTGTTATCCTAATTTTCCAGAtaattaaaaggaacaaagaggGGCAaacttttttgataaaaattatacATCCAGTAAGTACTGAAGCCAAGTCTGTGACAAAAGAGTCTGACTCTAAAGTCTCTGCTTTCAGCCACTATACATTGTTTAGCCTCAACAAGCACAATTACTTACTAAGCCCCACTTTCCTTCAGAGTTTAGGACTAGCTTATGGAGAGCTCTGTTCAGCAGAATACATGGAGGTCCTAGAAAAGGCCAGCCCCCTAATCCATATACTTGGACAGGGCCTGACTTCAGGGtttccaatttttattctttaggaaACATTGGAATGGAGGTAGGGCATCCCTTGACTCCACCCAAGAAGAATAATATCTTCTAGTACCAAAcaggatttcacttttttttaaagtttatttatttatttcgagacagagagagaatgcacaggagggggggaagagcagagacagagggagagagaatcccaagtaggcctcacatctagcatggagcccagtgcagggctcaaacccacaaatcataagataatgacctgagccgaaagcaagagtcccacattcaaccaactgagccacccaggtgccccaggattgcccttttaaaaacacagtgttTATCACTCATACTGGgttatttcctgtgtttctcTTGTGCTTTGTGCTCTCAAGAGTGCTTTCTTTGGTTTGGATTCCTTAGAAAAGTCTTACAGTTTAAGGGGTAcattaagagtctgacttgggttcaggtcatgatctcaccatttgtgagttcaagccctgtgttgggctctgtgcttggagcctggagcctgcttcggattctgtgtctccctctctctctgcccctacccctctca from Panthera uncia isolate 11264 chromosome D1, Puncia_PCG_1.0, whole genome shotgun sequence harbors:
- the LOC125913471 gene encoding olfactory receptor 56A4-like, yielding MLMYFVLHFKGLWIFNLYRILYMASPSNYSTASVSEFLLICFPNYQSWQHWLSLPLSLLFLLAMGANVTLLLTIQLEASLHEPMYYLLSLLSLLGIVLCLTVIPKVLAIFWFDLRSISFSACFLQMFIMNCFLAMESCTFMVMAYDRYVAVCHPLRYPSIITDHFVVRATIFVVARNGLFFLPVPVLSSRLRYCAGNIIKNCICTNLSVSKLSCDDITFNRLYQFVAGWTLLGSDLILIVLSYSFILKAVLRVKAEGAAAKALSTCGSHFILILFFSTVLLVLVITNLARKRIPPDVPILLNILHHLIPPALNPIVYGVRTKEIKQGIQKLLRRL